cattaggagctgagcccccctaaaaggtctgatcctagaatcgcccctggaAAGGGTGTTGTTGACTCTGATATGCTGACTTCAATTGGTTAAAGAGGAAAATACAGGAGTTTCCTAGTGGTTTAAAAAAGGATTGACACTCATCTGCTTCAGTTTTGAAATGAGCAGATGAGGCTGGAGTGTATTAAAAGCTgagcaaaaaacaaatacaattctTGCAAAGGCTTTGGCGTCTTTTAAGTGCTTGACAGTGAGGTGGGTGAAGCCGGTGATAGCCTCATCAGTGCCCCTCCCCTGCCTATAAACAAATTGGAATGGGTCAAGTGCCAAATTGACCTCTGTCTTGAGCATAGACATGtatttttcaaaacttttcatAAAACTCGAAGTTAGGGCCACAGGTctaaaatcattgtttttagTTGGAGACAGTTTCTTAGCTAGTAGAACTATAATAGAATTTTTCCAAAGGGCAGGAACAGTGTGTAGATCCACAGACTGCTGGAAAATGGGGCATATGTTTGTGACCTCATATATATTCATGACCTCATATGATTGCGCTCTGCAGtgctgttaaaaacaaacttgtgaACAAATCAGATTCCATCTCCTGTAACTTTAACTCAGCATGATCCACTGTttgtgtcttcttctcctctagTGTTAATACCAGTTAACATACCAGGAAACAGCTGGAATGATCATCAGTGCACGCTTATACCCACAGTCCCCTGCATTTTGGGGACGTTTTGTATAAATGGATAAAAACAGAGAGATGGGATTTCAagttttcatgtatttattaaaagcttttagCAAGTCAGATTGAACAAGTTATAAGACCATGTAGATGACAGATAAGTTAAGTATTTGGAGATTTATTTCAGAATCAATATAATCAGAAGTTTCAGCCCTGTAAAATAGGacaatattttagtttttctacAGGTTTTGGTCAACTGCTCAGCCTCAACCTGACTGGTAAaggtatattattattttttttttttttgcacacgAAATTCCTTGTTTGCTTTGCTTACATGAAGcactttgatttatttgatttagtACATGAAATCAATGACAAATGctatatttttaatatcagGTTTCAGTTACAGGGCTTCTGCATGATGATGCTGTAGTTTATCATTGCAAACCGCTACTGAGTGAAAGTGGGAAAcgtaatgtatttttttatgtttgttgttaCCATGAGGGCCTCTCCGTTCTTTGTCTCATCTGTCACCAGCTCAAGGAGGCATTTGGCTACCTCAGACACTCTGAAATATAAAAGTTACAGTGGTTTACCAAATATGCATGTAAATAGTGTCATACAAGGTCATGATAATGTAATGCTTCTTTTTCGTGTCTAAGTGGTTTCAGTGAAAAAAATTGCAACTAtcgatttttatttttgattaatcagCGGATTATTCAGTTGATTAGTCATTTGgtttattaaatgtcagaaaatagtgacagTGTTTCCAAATTCTCAGATTCCAGTTcttcaaatatgaatattttctggtttatttaatactctataataacaaaaacaaatattttgtctGTTAAATTTCAGAAAATGTCATCTCTAATGTCCGAGAGTCAATGACTATGAACAGTTAAAAACCCCAAagtattcagtttactgtcgtGTACTGTATGACAAAgtaacacattaaaacaccacATTTGAGGAGCTAAGTccaaattctttattttttttggcataaTAAAAAATTGCAACATAGTGACTGGTTACTTTTCTACTTTTCTAGTAATTGATTAttcgactaatcattgcagctctacaagAAAAGACTCACTTTATAACCCCTTGGTCTACATATTTCTGTGTTGCATCAGCCAGGTGAGAGAATTGTCCCAGGTTGTCTAAAATATTGGAGCAGAGGTTAGTTTGGACGAAACCTGGGCAAAGGGCGCTGAACCGAACACCGTAGCCTGATGCAGTGGAGGCAGCCtagtaaaaaaaggaaacacatacacatgataACTGCTCAGAGACACAATgtataatacattaatacatgaAACTTTATCGTAAGAAAACCTTCCTCACCGCCATGGCTCGAGTGAAGCCGATCACTCCATGCTTGGTGGCTGTATAGACGGGACAGCTGAGTAGAGGGCCGAGACCTACAGGATAATATGTCAGTCAACATCAAGGTTAAAAGATTTGAGTTTTCTAAATCCTGACCAATAAAGATGAACAAAATCCCTGTTaacattttttctctgtaattttCCTGTCCTGTACCTGCCAAGGATGCTGTGTTGACAATGACCCCTCCTCGACCTCCATTGGTCTTGTTCATGTGCTCCAGAGCCAAGTAGGTCACCCTGATAACACCCAGCTGTGAAACAGAGTGATTCATTTGTTGATTATTATAGCATAAAGAAACAATAACAGCAgcaataatgtaattttttgttctcctttaaACAAGAAATGGTACAGATTATTAATTCTTACAAGGTTTATGGAGACGGTTTTCTCCCACTCGCTCTCATTCAATATGCCGGCATTGTTGCATATGATGTCGATTCCACCGAAGGTTTCTATGATTTTCTGAAAGGCAGCTTGAGAACAGAAACCAGCAGTGAGTTATTAACTTTTCATCTCACATCCAAGTTGAATTTGACCTTTTATATAGCAAACTTAGACCACTGCAAGAATTTGCAATGTCACATTGTTCACTGATAGGAAttgataagattttattgatatcAATGCCATCATCAATTCTGCTAATTCTTTAATTCCCATATTGTATCCTGATCCAAGGATGGAGAAAAAAGTAGGCCTACACAGGTTTTTAGTATCAACCCCTTTGATTTAATGTACAGTAAAGGGCTGTCCACACtgagaatgataactataaatatatagttctaATTCAAGTGGATGGCAGAGTCCATACCACATCTGTAACAACAATGAAAGTGGAGAACGATATTGTttggatcactttcagagagaTTTGATGAACGATAAAAACGCTGAtagccaatcaaaatccttctCATAAACCATACAGAACAACACAATGTCCACTGCGAACATTAAAAGCCCTCGTGCCTCATTGAGTGGGAAAAAATGGTATTAAAAAGGTGTTATGATTGATTAGCCCAAAATACATACATTAACCATAATTTAACTACATAAATAAGATTCCATCTTTTTGTGTGCTCGTGTGCAATTAACCTTGGATCTGCTCATCTGACCCGACATTGCAGCTCAGGAACAGAGTCTTCTCTCGTCCGTACTGTTTGTCGAGGGCTTCCTTCAAACTCTTCCCTGCACTCGTATTCACATCCAGGAGAGTTACCTGCACAGTGCTCAACAGATGAACATCTTGCTgcattttaatctttaaaaacaggctATAATGCAGTACTGTATAAATATTAGTTTTGATCGACTgatcattttaaaccattttttaagaagaaaatgtccaaatgctCTGATTTCAGGCGCtcaaatatgaatgttttgtggtttctttagtcttctgcGACAGTAAACTTGGGTTAGGACTGTTTGTCTCGACAGAACAAAAGGGGGACAACACCTTGAGCTCTGgcaaacagtgatcaacattttctgacattttgtggCACAAATTGTTAATTGGTGAATTGGGAAAATAATCAGTAGATTTAGTCCTACTGAATAGTGAGCATTTACTGACTTGTATTGACACATTAAAGCTGACTGGCTTTTCGTCATTGTTGCTCGAGTTTCAAATgtacacagaaacactgcagacacCAGCTGATGTTATCATTGTTATATGTAGCATAATACTAACCAACATACAATGTACAgcatattttaaatgcaaataatgccaaacagaaatgtataaactatagcatttttcattgttaaatATGCACACTTAGCAAAATGAATAAACTATGCTGAATATTGAGGTGAGTATTTACCTTAGCACCATTTTGCAGCAGTATCTCTGTCATTGATTTTCCTATTCCCATTGCAGCTCCAGTCACCACAGCAATTTTACCATCCAACGCCATTTTAaaagagaagacagaggaagagaaaggagaggagttGTTCAACTGTAAATAACCTGCAgggaatattaaaatatttaactcGGAGAAGTCAGTGTGCTCTCATACTTACGCAGGAGTTTACAGATTTAACTGGAAGTTAAATATCAACCAGAGAACTGTTCTAAcctaattttaacattttaatattctaaaatctaaagtgtgataaatacaaaaacaagattttatttcttatttcaatgcaaaaataaaaaatacaagtaTGAAAAATGTTGTAGCCTCAACAGGCATAGGAATACAAATACTGTGCTCCCTAATGTTAATGAACACGCTAAATCAAGCAGAGTAACAACGACTACACTATCACAgctcactccttttttttttgacttggctgaaaaacacacagctgcaacTAACTGCAAGAGTGCAGCTGCAAGTGGTGAGTAATTAACATCTTCCAATTGCCCACAGTTGAGTGACAGAACTGAACATTTGACCACTATGTCTGAATGGACCCCAAAGTCATCAAGGAGCTGCTGAACTTAATTGATTCCTTAATTGATCGACCAAATGTTAGGGATACATTATCAAGAGGAGAGCAACAAACTTCACTTTTAGAAGGTAAATAAATCTCCAACACTTTGTTCATTGGTGACATGTTGGTACCTAGTTGATTCACCTTCTCTAGATGGAGAGCAGCTCTACATCTGCAGGTGGAAGCAAAATCATGATAAGCACCTTGCCAAGGTTGTGCTATCAGTGGAAGAGGCAGAGATTTCCGCTGCAGCAGTGTTGGAGcacactgtgttgttttaatagTCCACCACACCATTATCACAAGATATTATTGGCCTGACATGGAAGCAGACATCCCGAAATGGGTaagtaaatatatacatatacccTTAATTTTCTCATGAAGCCATTAAAATCCACTTGAAATGGTTTTCATTTCAGCAGCTAAAATTGCACAATAGGTCACGAAAGGAAACTGCCACTATGATGTGAGGATGGGTATGGTCTTATGGTATGGTATTATCTATGTCCAGATTAGACTTGACCCATGATAGATATTACTTTGCGTTCATTAATTTTTTAAGACTAGTCAATGTCCAGCATACCAGTAAAGGTGGCAAAGGCAATACAACCCAATAAAGGTGAGGTTATTTGTGGCAAGGTTTTTCCACTAACCTTCCAGTTTAATG
This Scomber scombrus chromosome 14, fScoSco1.1, whole genome shotgun sequence DNA region includes the following protein-coding sequences:
- the LOC133993828 gene encoding 15-hydroxyprostaglandin dehydrogenase [NAD(+)]-like; this encodes MALDGKIAVVTGAAMGIGKSMTEILLQNGAKVTLLDVNTSAGKSLKEALDKQYGREKTLFLSCNVGSDEQIQAAFQKIIETFGGIDIICNNAGILNESEWEKTVSINLLGVIRVTYLALEHMNKTNGGRGGVIVNTASLAGLGPLLSCPVYTATKHGVIGFTRAMAAASTASGYGVRFSALCPGFVQTNLCSNILDNLGQFSHLADATQKYVDQGVIKVSEVAKCLLELVTDETKNGEALMVTTNIKKYITFPTFTQ